One genomic region from Deferrivibrio essentukiensis encodes:
- a CDS encoding Abi family protein — protein sequence MQANFSTSIRTYLSNDRLTPYEKILKTKDDKIILSHYIWNIKLSECFYPLLQILEISLRNSINNAIIDYFGFDDWYEDKYGILEKNELVLVSKAKDEITKRTEDLTKGKIIAELNFGFWTSLFNKRYDVKLWHKIIKKVFPDLLRKNRNRKYLSRKLNEIRKLRNRIFHHEPIWNNVGLKEIHDDIVEVIGGIDTHIKKMVILLDNFDHIYDKQFQIKQIESQIGDLFIKEA from the coding sequence ATGCAAGCTAATTTTTCGACATCTATCAGAACATATTTATCAAACGATAGATTAACACCTTACGAGAAAATATTAAAAACAAAAGATGATAAAATAATCTTATCCCATTATATATGGAATATAAAGTTGTCAGAATGCTTTTATCCTTTGTTACAAATTCTGGAAATTTCTTTAAGAAACAGTATTAATAATGCAATTATTGATTATTTTGGATTTGATGATTGGTATGAAGATAAATACGGCATATTAGAAAAAAATGAATTAGTACTTGTATCAAAAGCTAAAGATGAAATAACAAAAAGGACTGAAGATTTGACAAAAGGTAAAATTATTGCGGAACTTAACTTTGGTTTTTGGACAAGTTTATTTAACAAGAGATATGATGTTAAATTATGGCATAAAATCATCAAAAAAGTTTTTCCTGATTTGCTAAGAAAAAATAGAAACCGCAAATACCTTTCTCGGAAACTCAATGAAATAAGGAAATTAAGAAATAGAATATTTCACCATGAACCCATATGGAATAATGTTGGATTAAAGGAGATTCATGATGATATCGTAGAAGTAATTGGAGGCATAGATACTCATATAAAAAAGATGGTGATACTTTTAGATAATTTTGATCATATTTATGATAAACAATTTCAAATAAAACAGATAGAAAGCCAGATAGGTGATTTGTTTATTAAGGAGGCTTGA
- a CDS encoding sulfite exporter TauE/SafE family protein → MKEILLFLVGILTGFVNVIAGGGSFLTIPLLIFMGLPPTVANGTNRLGIFLQSLFAVRKFHQYGVFPVKFAIFAAIPATLGSLLGAYWATIISENSFKKYLAILMIVITLITLYNPLNKLKTKQDEDFSLRRKIVIFIVFFLIGIYGGFIQAGVGFLILAGMMLTGYDLVAGNAVKTFVILIFTLFALVIFIMNAKVNFTLGLILGAGSIIGANLGTTVSVKKGNKFIQYFVTVCIIIFAVKLLFYK, encoded by the coding sequence ATGAAAGAGATATTACTATTTTTAGTTGGCATTTTGACCGGGTTTGTTAATGTGATTGCCGGCGGCGGCTCATTTTTAACGATACCTCTTCTTATTTTTATGGGGCTCCCCCCTACCGTGGCAAATGGGACAAACAGATTAGGTATTTTTCTCCAAAGTCTTTTTGCTGTAAGAAAATTTCATCAATATGGTGTTTTCCCCGTAAAATTTGCGATTTTTGCGGCTATCCCTGCTACTTTGGGGAGCTTGCTTGGGGCATATTGGGCTACTATTATCAGTGAGAATTCATTTAAAAAATATCTTGCAATCTTGATGATAGTTATCACTCTAATAACATTGTATAATCCTCTTAATAAATTAAAGACTAAGCAGGATGAAGATTTTTCTTTAAGAAGAAAAATTGTAATCTTTATTGTGTTTTTTCTTATCGGAATTTATGGAGGTTTTATACAGGCAGGTGTTGGTTTCTTGATTTTGGCAGGTATGATGCTGACAGGGTATGACCTTGTAGCAGGTAATGCTGTTAAGACGTTTGTAATACTTATTTTTACACTATTTGCACTTGTAATATTTATAATGAATGCAAAAGTAAATTTTACCTTGGGGCTTATCCTCGGTGCTGGAAGCATAATAGGTGCTAATTTAGGCACAACAGTAAGTGTAAAAAAAGGGAATAAATTTATTCAATATTTTGTCACGGTTTGCATCATCATCTTTGCAGTAAAACTCCTCTTCTATAAATAA
- a CDS encoding heavy metal translocating P-type ATPase, with product MKSYSLSVKGMTCAACARRIEVMLKKLPNIHNPNVNLTTEKVVFEAEDSVELNDIVNKIEGLGYEVEKEKVEFDIKGMTCAACSNRIEKQVAKMPGVLSSVVNLTMAKGTFYVLKGVQNETQIAEKITKLGYEPNLVKNKILQESDKSVKEKRFKLTLSIAFSIPFLLAMFDMMFKLYLIPDFLSNKYFQLFLATIVQFYCGFQFYKGAYANLKHFSANMDVLVALGTSAAYFFSVYNIFAGGHLYFETSAILITLILLGKYLEERAKGKTKEAISKLIDLTPKKARVIKDGVEKEILTEEVIEGDIVIVRPGEKLPVDGVIVEGETYIDESMITGESVPVKKGVGEEVIGATVNKNNTFKYKATKVGQDTMLAQIVKIIEEAQSSKAPIQRFADVISGYFVPTVIGISILTFVYWYFIGSNHDFNLSIINMVAVLVIACPCALGLATPTSIMVGTGKAAESGILFKGGEYLEKLHKVTAVVFDKTGTITIGKPVVTNILAEDKDFTLKLAASVERYSEHPIAEAIVNHYKGELLNVLNVEAVPGKGIKGELDDKTVLVGSKKFIEEQIKGTFADESNPTVGTKVYVALDGKYLGAITVKDEIKASSVKGINILKDKGLKLYMLTGDNKEVANEIAKKANIDNVIAEVLPDQKADKIKELQNNGEIVAMVGDGINDAPALAVADIGIAIGTGTDIAIEAADITLVKGDILGVAKSIELSKAVIRNIKQNLFWALIYNIIGIPIAASGFLNPIVAGAAMAFSSVSVVSNALRLKRWKFESSNE from the coding sequence ATGAAAAGTTATAGTTTATCTGTAAAAGGGATGACTTGTGCGGCTTGCGCAAGAAGAATTGAGGTGATGCTTAAAAAGCTCCCAAACATACATAATCCAAATGTAAATCTGACTACGGAAAAGGTTGTCTTTGAAGCGGAAGATTCCGTTGAACTCAATGATATTGTTAATAAGATTGAAGGTTTGGGCTATGAAGTCGAGAAGGAAAAGGTAGAGTTTGATATTAAGGGGATGACTTGTGCGGCTTGTTCAAACAGGATAGAAAAGCAGGTTGCAAAAATGCCGGGTGTTTTGAGCTCGGTAGTAAATCTTACTATGGCCAAAGGGACTTTTTACGTATTAAAAGGTGTTCAAAATGAGACTCAAATAGCTGAAAAAATAACCAAACTCGGATATGAACCAAACTTGGTAAAAAATAAGATTTTGCAAGAAAGCGATAAATCAGTGAAAGAAAAAAGATTCAAGCTCACATTGTCCATTGCCTTTTCTATACCGTTTCTTTTGGCAATGTTTGATATGATGTTTAAATTGTATCTTATACCTGATTTCTTGTCCAATAAATATTTTCAACTTTTCCTTGCAACAATTGTTCAGTTTTATTGCGGTTTTCAATTTTATAAAGGGGCTTATGCCAATCTGAAACATTTTAGTGCAAATATGGATGTGTTGGTAGCTCTTGGTACATCAGCCGCCTACTTTTTTAGTGTGTATAATATCTTTGCCGGCGGGCACTTGTATTTTGAGACTTCGGCGATTTTAATTACATTGATACTGTTGGGTAAATACCTTGAAGAAAGAGCAAAAGGGAAAACAAAAGAAGCTATATCAAAGCTTATAGATTTGACTCCGAAGAAAGCAAGAGTAATAAAAGACGGAGTAGAAAAAGAAATTTTGACTGAAGAAGTGATAGAAGGTGATATTGTCATTGTAAGACCGGGGGAAAAATTGCCTGTAGATGGGGTTATCGTAGAAGGTGAAACATATATAGATGAATCAATGATTACCGGGGAGAGTGTTCCGGTTAAAAAAGGGGTCGGCGAAGAGGTTATCGGGGCGACCGTCAATAAGAACAATACTTTTAAATACAAGGCGACAAAGGTCGGGCAAGATACTATGCTTGCTCAGATAGTTAAAATTATTGAAGAAGCCCAAAGTTCAAAAGCTCCTATACAAAGATTTGCCGATGTCATTTCCGGCTATTTTGTCCCGACAGTTATTGGGATATCGATTTTAACCTTTGTCTATTGGTACTTTATTGGTAGCAATCATGACTTTAACTTAAGTATAATCAATATGGTGGCAGTCCTTGTTATTGCTTGCCCTTGTGCCCTTGGGCTTGCCACACCCACATCCATAATGGTTGGGACAGGAAAAGCAGCGGAAAGCGGGATACTTTTTAAAGGGGGAGAATACCTTGAAAAATTGCATAAGGTAACTGCTGTTGTGTTTGATAAGACGGGGACGATTACGATAGGTAAGCCTGTTGTGACAAATATTTTAGCTGAAGATAAAGATTTTACATTAAAATTAGCGGCATCTGTTGAAAGATATTCGGAGCATCCGATTGCTGAGGCTATAGTTAATCATTATAAGGGTGAGTTACTGAATGTGTTAAATGTAGAGGCTGTGCCCGGCAAAGGTATAAAAGGCGAGCTTGATGACAAGACTGTTTTGGTTGGCTCAAAAAAATTTATAGAGGAGCAAATAAAAGGCACTTTTGCAGATGAGTCAAATCCTACCGTTGGCACTAAGGTGTATGTTGCTCTTGACGGAAAATATTTGGGAGCTATTACCGTTAAAGATGAGATAAAAGCTTCTTCGGTAAAAGGGATAAATATTTTAAAAGATAAAGGGTTAAAACTTTATATGCTAACCGGAGATAATAAGGAAGTGGCAAATGAGATAGCTAAAAAAGCAAATATAGACAACGTAATAGCGGAAGTGTTGCCTGACCAAAAGGCTGATAAGATTAAAGAGCTTCAAAATAATGGAGAAATTGTGGCAATGGTTGGGGATGGTATTAATGATGCACCGGCGCTTGCCGTAGCCGACATAGGTATTGCAATTGGCACAGGTACGGATATAGCTATTGAGGCTGCTGATATTACTCTTGTAAAAGGGGATATTCTTGGGGTAGCAAAGAGTATCGAGCTTAGTAAAGCGGTGATAAGAAATATAAAACAAAATCTTTTTTGGGCACTTATTTATAACATTATTGGCATACCTATAGCAGCATCAGGTTTTTTAAACCCTATTGTGGCTGGAGCTGCAAT